The stretch of DNA GGGagatggagagtagtatggtggtggtggggagctgtaaacatatggtggtggaggagacttaTAGTCTACCTTAGgggctggagagtagtatggtggtggtggagagctgtagacatatggtggaggaggagacttgtataCAACCTTTggggatggagagtagtatggtggtggtggggagctgtaaacatatggtggtggaggagacttaTAGTCTACCTTAGgggctggagagtagtatggtggtggtggagagctgtagacatatggtggaggaggagacttgtataCAACCTTTggggatggagagtagtatggtggtggtggggagctgtaaacatatggtggtggaggagacttaTAGTCTACCTTAGgggctggagagtagtatggtggtggtggagagctgtagacatatggtggaggaggagacttgtataCAACCTTTggggatggagagtagtatggtggtggtggggagctgtaaacatatggtggtggaggagacttaTAGTCTACCTTAGgggctggagagtagtatggtggtggtggagagctgtagacatatggtggaggaggagacttgtataCAACCTTTggggatggagagtagtatggtggtggtggggagctgtaaacatatggtggtggaggagacttaTAGTCTACCTTAGgggctggagagtagtatggtggtggtggagagctgtagacatatggtggaggaggagacttgtataCTACTTTAGGGGATGGAGaatagtatggtggtggtggagaactgtaGGCAtacggtggaggaggagacttgtataCAACCTTAGGGGATGGAGAATAACATAGAGGAGGTGGTGGACACACACAGACATGAGGATGTGGTGGAGATTTGTATACAACCTTAggggatggagagtagtatggtggtggtggggagctgtaaacatacggtggtggaggagacctGTAGTGTACCTTAGGGGATGGAGaatagtatggtggtggtggagagctgTAGACATATGGTGGAGGTGGAGACTTGTATAGAACCTTAGGGGATGGAGAATAGTATGGTGGTGGGGGAGAACTGTAGACATACGGgggaggaggagacttgtatacaaccttaggggcgggagagtagtatggtggtggtggagagttgtaaacatatggtggaggaggagacttgtataCAACCTTTGGGGATGGAGAGTAGTACGGTGGTGGGGGGGAGCTGTAAACATATGGTGatggaggagacttgtagtcaaccttaggggatggagagtagtaaggtggtggtggagagttgtaaacatatggtggaggaggagacttgtataCAACCTTTGGGGATGGAGAGTAGTACGGTGGTGGGGGGGAACTgtaaacatatggtggtggaggagacttgtagtcaaccttaggggatggagagtagtaaggtggtggtggagagttGTAAACATATGGTGGAGGGGGAGACTTGTAAACAACCTTAggggatggagagtagtatggtggtggtggggaactgtaaacatatggtggtggaggagacttgtagtcaaCCGTAGGGGCTGGTGAAtaatatggtggtggtggagagctgtagacatatggtggaggaggagatttGTATACAACCTTTggggatggagagtagtatggtggtgggggtgagctgtagacatatggtggaggagggGACTTGTAGTCAACCTTAggggatggagagtagtatggtggtggtggggaactgtaaacatatggtggtggaggagacttgtagtcaaCCGTAGGGGCTGGTGAAtaatatggtggtggtggagagctgtagacatatggtggaggaggagatttGTATACAACCTTTggggatggagagtagtatggtggtgggggtgagctgtagacatatggtggaggagggGACTTGTAGTCAACCTTAGGGGccggagagtagtatggtggtggtggggaactgtaaacatatggtggaggaggagacttgtagtctaccttaggcgatggagagtagtatggtggtggtggggaattgtaaacatatggtggtggaggagacttgtataCAACCTTTggggatggagagtagtatggtggtggtggagagctgtagacatatggaggaggaggagagttgtatacaaccttaggggatggagagtagtatggtggtggtggggaactgtaaacatacggtggtggaggagacttgtagtctaccttaggggatggggagtagtatggtggtggtggggagctgtaaaCATATGGTGGGNTGGTGGGGAACTgtaaacatatggtggtggaggagacttgtagtcaaCCGTAGGGGCTGGTGAAtaatatggtggtggtggagagctgtagacatatggtggaggaggagatttGTATACAACCTTTggggatggagagtagtatggtggtgggggtgagctgtagacatatggtggaggagggGACTTGTAGTCAACCTTAGGGGccggagagtagtatggtggtggtggggaactgtaaacatatggtggaggaggagacttgtagtctaccttaggcgatggagagtagtatggtggtggtggggaattgtaaacatatggtggtggaggagacttgtataCAACCTTTggggatggagagtagtatggtggtggtggagagctgtagacatatggaggaggaggagagttgtatacaaccttaggggatggagagtagtatggtggtggtggggagctgtaaacatatggtggtggaggagacttgtagtctaccttaggggatggagagtagtatggtggtggtggggagctgtaaacatacggtggtggaggagacttgtagtctaccttaggggatggagagtagtatggtggtggtggggaactgtaaacatacggtggtggaggagacttgtagtctaccttaggggatggggagtagtatggtggtggtggggagctgtaaacatatggtgggggaggagacttgtagtctaccttaggggatggagagtagtatggtggtggtggaggagacttgtagtctaccttaggggatggagagtagtatggtgctggtggggagctgtaaacatacggtggtggaggagacttgtagtctaccttaggggatggagagtagtatggtggtggtggggaactgtaaacatatgatggtggaggagacttgtagtcaacctttggggatggagagtagtatggcggtggtggtggggaactgtatACAGGTGGTGGAGATTTGTAGTCAACCTTAGGCGATGGAGAGAGATACGGTAGTGGTGGTAGAGAAACGTATGGTGGTGGGGGAGAACTATATTCAACCTTAGGAGATGGTGTAGAATACAGCANACTTGTATACAACCTTTggggatggagagtagtatggtggtggtggagagctgtagacatatggaggagg from Camelina sativa cultivar DH55 chromosome 9, Cs, whole genome shotgun sequence encodes:
- the LOC104710695 gene encoding extensin-2-like, with the translated sequence MKSSSKMGPSAHLISALGVIIMATMVAAYEPYTYSSPPLLYSTPSPKVDYKSPPPPYVYSSPPPPYYSPSPKVDYKSPPPPYVYSSPPPPYYSPSPKVDYKSPPPPYVYSSPPPPYYSPSPKVDYKSPPPPYVYSSPPPPYYSPSPKVVYKSPPPPYVYNSPPPPYYSPAPKVVYKSPPPPYVYSSPPPPYYSPSPKVLYKSPPPPYVYSSPPPPYYSPSPKVHYRSPPPPYVYSSPPPPYYSPSPKVVYKSPPHPHVCVCPPPPLCYSPSPKVVYKSPPPPYAYSSPPPPYYSPSPKVVYKSPPPPSYYSPSPKVEYNSPPPPSYSPSPKTEY